A part of Brettanomyces bruxellensis chromosome 3, complete sequence genomic DNA contains:
- a CDS encoding uncharacterized protein (BUSCO:EOG092620FM) — MPTNHKRFELSILGCSGGPISSRTCAYLLKPANISYSEIILSVAEERGARKPLLAIDAGAGLTAISELVLEGDSKNPKDNFIISIYDDHQSQYEEFNFYQNTGNLEVSHPFACVGSKSSVSLAPLEASWKIINSITAYLITHPHLDHLSGLVINSPSFKDSKDVYGLPQTMNTIRSSLFNGHVWPDLISEGLINLHEISPYIDEHSMCDFYNVECFPVAHGDIQNGRFLSSAFLITDKLTQDSIIIFGDLESDYSSSKDYNRKIWELISPLVLKDKLNTIIIECSTIDKPPPLYGHMTPTSLIRELLALRKYCFDKKFLQKTISHSAESVVYIQSEFQPLKAMNVIVTHVKEVPAAVNPRTLIFRQLNDLNCKYALGINFTIALPGLSYIL; from the coding sequence ATGCCCACAAATCACAAAAGATTTGAATTGTCCATCTTAGGATGCTCCGGGGGACCCATCTCAAGCAGAACTTGtgcatatttattaaaacCGGCCAACATCTCTTACAGTGAAATTATTCTTTCAGTTGCCGAAGAAAGAGGTGCGAGAAAACCACTTCTCGCGATTGATGCTGGAGCAGGTCTCACAGCGATATCAGAACTTGTACTAGAGGGGGATAGCAAAAATCCGAAGGACAATTTCATAATCTCAATTTATGATGACCATCAATCACAGTACGAGGAATTCAACTTTTATCAGAACACGGGAAATCTAGAAGTTAGTCATCCATTTGCTTGCGTTGGATCCAAATCAAGTGTTTCGCTAGCTCCTCTAGAAGCATCTTGGAAAATCATTAATTCAATTACAGCATATCTTATAACACATCCCCATTTGGATCATCTCTCTGGGCTTGTCATCAATTCGCCATCATTTAAAGATTCGAAAGATGTTTATGGACTTCCACAAACAATGAATACGATTCGCAGTTCACTATTTAACGGTCACGTCTGGCCTGATTTAATTAGTGAAGGGTTGATAAACCTTCATGAGATATCTCCATATATTGATGAGCACTCCATGTGCGATTTTTACAACGTTGAATGCTTTCCTGTAGCGCATGGAGACATCCAAAACGGTAGGTTTTTAAGTTCTGCATTCCTTATAACCGATAAATTAACGCAAGACagtataataatatttggaGATTTGGAAAGTGATTACTCTTCGTCTAAAGACTACAACAGGAAGATATGGGAATTAATATCACCACTGGTATTGAAGGATAAACTTAATACAATAATAATTGAATGCTCTACTATCGACAAGCCACCTCCTTTATATGGTCATATGACCCCAACATCTCTTATAAGAGAGCTTCTTGCTTTACGAAAGTATTgctttgataaaaaatttctcCAAAAAACAATTTCACATTCAGCCGAATCTGTTGTATACATACAATCAGAATTTCAGCCGTTGAAAGCGATGAATGTCATTGTCACTCACGTAAAAGAGGTACCAGCGGCTGTTAATCCGAGAACACTTATTTTCAGGCAATTGAACGATCTCAACTGCAAATATGCTTTGGGAATCAACTTTACTATAGCCCTCCCCGGCTTAAGTTATATTCTATAA
- a CDS encoding uncharacterized protein (MEROPS:MER0001711~BUSCO:EOG09263XZN): MNHDPLHWGRPSDNEYGPYDFEIANATNAAKPCKKNEINEFPQMHTQSPMVTGASVIAVKFNDGIVMATDKLGSYGSLLRFDNMERMVQVGGSTVVGVSGDISDFQYLKKILDELEIEDGYDMEQDNLKASHVHEYLRRVFYNRRSKMNPLWNACVVAGFDEKGETVLKYVNLLGVSYSSPCIATGFGSYMGVPLLRQKVDSEDDVKNLDKKSAIKLIKECMRILFYRDARSWNKFDMCVLNKSTKKIEFQYGLQCDGMNWNFAKDIKGYGLEQQ, translated from the coding sequence ATGAATCACGATCCTTTGCACTGGGGTAGACCTTCTGATAATGAGTATGGTCCGTATGACTTTGAAATCGCCAATGCCACAAATGCGGCAAAGCCttgcaaaaagaatgagATAAATGAATTTCCCCAAATGCACACACAGTCGCCAATGGTTACGGGTGCATCTGTTATTGCAGTGAAATTCAAtgatggtattgttatgGCAACCGACAAACTAGGATCATATGGTTCTCTATTGCGATTTGATAATATGGAAAGAATGGTTCAAGTTGGAGGCTCTACTGTGGTCGGTGTGTCTGGGGATATCAGCGATTTCcagtatttgaaaaagattttGGATGAGCTAGAGATCGAGGATGGTTATGATATGGAGCAAGATAATCTCAAGGCATCGCATGTTCATGAGTATCTTAGAAGGGTGTTTTATAACAGAAGATCTAAAATGAATCCACTTTGGAATGCTTGTGTTGTGGCCGGTTTTGATGAGAAGGGGGAAACTGTTTTAAAGTATGTTAATCTTTTGGGTGTCTCATACTCCTCACCTTGTATAGCAACCGGTTTTGGATCTTACATGGGAGTTCCATTACTTAGACAGAAGGTTGATTCCGAGGATGATGTGAAAAAtcttgataaaaaaagtgccATAAAACTTATTAAAGAATGTATGAGAATACTTTTCTACAGAGATGCAAGATCGTGGAATAAGTTTGACATGTGCGTTCTCAACAAGTctaccaaaaaaattgaattcCAGTATGGCCTTCAATGTGATGGAATGAATTGGAATTTCGCAAAAGATATCAAGGGCTATGGATTGGAACAACAATAA